The window GATTTCATGTGTACCTAGGTACGGTAGAGTTCAAAAACGAAGAATACACGGCGAGAGGAGCTACCAACATCTCCATAGCAAGGTCTGAGGTACGAGACACGGTCGGTATGAATACTCCATATATTATTTCTATACATCCATTAACTGCTGATAATAAGGTTGCTTACGATGAATATATTGGTTACTCAGATGTATTAGTTGGTGTAAATGATGAATTAGCAGTACCCATTAGAGATGCTAGAGGTAATGAGAATAGGGTCTGGCACAGTAACCGGTTTGTGGCAATAATAAGACTTGCTCAGGGACAAAAACCGGGCGAGCCTGTTGATTTGAATACTACAGAGCCGTTGCCAAATTCAGATATAAAACATCAATTTGTAGATGGAGGTGTATCCGACAGTGCAAATATACATATTAACAATATTCCCACAGAGCAAAACAGCAGCAGGGTAGATCGCCGATTTAATCATACGGGCTATAGCGGGGAGCAATTATATTCCGGAGAAGTAGTTGTATTCGAGAATAATACGTCAACAACAAGGATTGTTAAATTACAAAGAAATATTTCAGATAATAAGTCAGTAATAGCCGGTATCGGTAGCCATCTGAATGACACCAACGGTGTGGTTTTTAATACGACAGGATTGAAAACAGGTATTTATTCGCTCTCTGGCGGTGGATTTGCAAGCAAAAATCAATTTAAGTTATTCGGGAGGACCGATCAGGAGGTGAAATTCAAGAACGCTATACAAAAAACAAAAATTGGATCACGGGCCCACTATAGACTATATCATAACACTTCAGAGGTGAGTCTGAAAATTTCAGATTCAGATACAAATAGAACAATCGCAACTGCTAACCTCTCTACACCGGCTCCCGGACGCACATCGATTGGGGTGAATACGTATGCCCTCGGCAACGAATCGCTGACAGATAGGTTTGTCACCGCGGGGCCGGGCGCGACCGTGGAATCGGTCGACACGTCGATATCGAACAGGACGCTTCCTCCGGGAACGTACCGGATCGCCGTCCGCTCCGAACAGGGACTCGCCTCAACAGCCGACGAGGCCACTGTCACGATCGGGAGCCGTTCGACGAACGGTGTGACCGCCTACGCGACGACCGCCCTCGACCGAGGCGACCTCGGGACGGCCGACGCGGTGCGACGGGCGATCGCGAACGGAACGCTCTCGCCGACGTCGACCGTCGCCTCGAACGAGACCGTCGTGTACGCCGCGAACGCCACGGGATTGACCGGGCTGCCGGCCGCGCAGAACGCGACCCCCGAGACGGGCGCCGACCTGAGTCAGCTCGGCGGGCTCGCCTTTGGCGTGCGGTCGAACGCGTCGGCGACGGATGACGACGGGACCGACGCAGACGGGCCGGTCCCGCCGAACTCGTCCGTCCACGTTGACAGCACGGGGCTCTACCTCGTCGCCGAGGGCGCCGACGCGCTCGCGACCGATGAGACGCCCGCCGACGGAGAGACGTTTACTGCCGAGTTCCGCGTAGAGGACGAGCGCCTGCGCGAGGCCGCGTCGGACGCGACGGACGACCACGCCGTGTCGACGACGGTGACTTTCGAGGCGCTCCCGACGAGCGAGGGGGACGAAGATACTGCAAGCGACGATCCGATTGGAGGCGGCAGCGGCGGTGATGACGGTAATGGCAGTAACGGTAGTGGTAGTAGTGGCGGTAGTGGTAGTAGTGGCGGTAATGGCAGTAACGGTAGTGGTAGTAGTGGCGGTGGTGGCAGTGACGGTAGTGGTAGTAGTGGCGGTGGTGGCAGTAACGGTAGTGGTAGTACTGGTGGCGGTGGTAGCGGGGGAGCTGGCGGTGGTGGAGGAGCGTCCGGCGGCGGTACCGGCGCGGGCGGCGGTGCGACCGCCGGCGGAAGCGGACCGGCGGAGGCGACGCCGGGGGCGGGAGCCGCGCCGAGCGGCTCAGAGGCGGAGAAACCGAACAGGAAAAACGGGGACCGGTCCGTGATCGGTCCCGGACGGAACGAGGACCGGTTCGGGATCCGCCCGGTGGCCGACGTCCGACCGGTCGCAGGCGGCGATTCGATCGCGTCGCCCGCGTCCGTCTCGCCGACGGTGGCCTCCGCCAACGCGGGTGCCAGTCCGACCGAGGGCGACGCCCCCTCGTCCAAGCCGGGCGCGGATCGCGGCGACGCCGGATCGGACCGCGCGGGCGGCGACAACAGCGGGGCAGAGGCGACCGAGGTGGCGGGAGCGAACGGGGCGGACGCCGAGTCAGACGTGCGGGACGGTCCGGCAGCGAAGTCGGAGTCACCGGACGGCGAGCCGGAAACGCCGAGCTACGACGACGCGCCGATCCGGACGACCGCCGACGACGTGCCCGGGTTCGGCCCGCTCGTCACGCTAGTCGCGCTCCTGCTCACCGGGAGACTCGCCGCGCGACGGCGGAGTCGGGGCCCGTGAGAGCGTGTTCCGGCAGTCCCGCGGCGACTCGGGCGGTATCCTTTTGCTGGACCGCACCCTCCCGTGAGGTATGAGCGTGACCATCACCCCGCCGCGGGAACGCGAGTGCGAGCTGTGCGGTCGCCGGGAGCGGTGGGACGAGGAGGCCACCGGCTGGCAGATCGCCGACGAACCGGGCGAGGTCTACTGCATCCACGAGTGGGACATCAACGGGTCGTTCACGCCCCTGCGCGAGTGACCGGCCCGTCTCACACCGGGCTCGTCTCGCTCGGCGACGAACTCCGGCTCGGTCAAAAACGGCGAACGTTCGACGATTAACAATACAGTATTATTTTCGGGATTCGGGCCCGTAACGGCACAGATTTGTTCGTTTGAGAGGCTCTAGTAGAACTAATCCGGCACATAACTGATCGGGCGTCGAGCGTGTCAACGGTTATGCACCCATGATGGATAATTACCTTATATTCCCTAATGTGTGTACGAGGGATCCTACCCGTATCAGGGTCATACCTTTAAGCGATCATCTGTGAGTGCGGGGCATGACCGAGCCACGTAGTAACACCCGGGGGGATTCGGAGTCCTCGGGCCGCGGTGGGGGGCTTGCGACGGTATCGGACGAGCGATCGAACTGCGGGATCGGCGGGATCGTCGACCTCGACGGGGACCCGAACCACGAGACAGTGACCGATGCGGTCCGGCTGCTGGAGAACCTCGAGCACCGCGGCACCACGGGCGCCGAGGAGAACACCGGCGACGGGGCCGGCATCATGGTCGCGCGCCCGGACGGCTTCTTCCGCGAGGTCGTCGACGCCGACCTCCCCGACGAGTACGCGGTCGGCTCCGTCTTCATGCCGACCGAGCAGAGCGTCCAGGCGGAGATCCACGACGTCATCGCGGAGGTGTTCTCCGTCTACGGGCTGGAGGTGCTCGCGTGGCGCTCCGTCCCGACCGATAACGCCGACCTCGGCGCGACCGCGCTCGACTCGGAGCCGGAGGTCGCCCAGCTGTTCGCCGCGCCCGTCGAGGGTGCCGGTCTCGCAGAGCGGTTCACCAGCGAGGAGACCCGCCCGGACGACGTCGACCCGGAGCTGCTCGGGTTCGACCGCGCGCTGTATGCCGCCCGACGCGAGATCGAGAACGCGGTCGCCGACGTCGACGGGGCCGGGCGGTTCTACGTCTGCTCGCTCGACCGCCAGCGCGTCGTCTACAAGGGCCTGCTGAAGGGCTCGCAGCTCGCCGACTACTACCCGGACCTGACCGACGAGCGCTTCGCGAGCCACGTCGCCTTGGTCCACGCGCGGTTCTCGACGAACACGCTCGGCGCGTGGCACCTCGCGCACCCGTACCGCAACATCGTCCACAACGGCGAGTTCAACACGATCCGCGGGAACGTCAACTGGATGCGCGCCCGCGAGAACGACCTCGACCATCCGGCGTTCGGCGCCGAGCTCGACACGATCAAGCCGGTGATCGACGACCCGAACCAGTCGGACACCGCGAGCGTCGACAACGCGGTCGAACTGCTCCTCCAGGCCGGCCGCGACCTCCCGCACACGCTCCGGATGCTGATCCCGGAGGCGTTCCGCGACGACGACCTGATGGACGCGGCCCGCACCGACTTCTACGACTACCACGCCTCGCTCGTCGAGCCGTGGGACGGCCCCGCCCTCGTCATCGGCTTCGACGGCGACCGCGTCGCCGGCGTCCTCGACCGCAACGGGCTCCGCCCGTGCCGGTACGAGGTGACCGAGGAGAACCGGCTGATCGTCGGGAGCGAGGTCGGCGCGCTGCCGACCGACCCCGCCGACGTACAGCGCCGCGGGCGGCTCCAGCCCGGCGAGATATTCGTCGCCGACCCCGAGGAGGGGCGGATCGTCCCGGACGACGAGGTGTTCGCCGAGCTCACCGACGAGAAGTACGGCGAGTGGGTCGACGAGCGCCAGGTGGACCTCGACGAGGTCGTCGTCGAGGTCGACGAGGAAAGCGGATCTGAGAGCCCGGCCGAGGCCGACGACGAGGGCGACGAGGCCCCGACGGTCCGTGCCCACCAGGCCGCGTTCGGCTACACGACCGACTCGCTGAACCACCTCGTCGAGCCGATGGCGAAAGACGGGAAGGACCCGGTCGGCTCGATGGGCGACGACACGCCGCTGTCGGTCCTCTCCGACGTCGACCGCCCGCTGTTCACCTACTTCAAGCAGCTGTTCGCGCAGGTGTCGAACCCGCCGATCGACTACATCCGCGAGGAGCTCGTCACCTCGCTGGAGACCCGGATCGGGAACCAGCGGAACCTGCTCGACGAGACTCCCGAGCACGCCGAGCAGATCGTCTCCGACTCCCCCATCCTCACCGACGCCGAGACGGCGGCGCTGAAGGCGCTGGACAGCGGCCCCGTCGACGGCGACGGCCCCGCCTTCGACTCGGTGACCGTCGATATCACGTACGACCGCGAGGCGTCGCTCGTCGACGCCGTCACGCGGATCCGCAACGAGTCCGCGGCCGCGATCAGGGACGGCGCCGACGTGGTCGTCCTCTCCGACCGCGCGGTCGGCCCGGACCGGCTCGCGGTCCCGAGCCTGCTCGCGACCGGCGCGGTCCACCACCACCTCGTCCGGAACGGGCTGCGGAACCGCGCCGGAATCGTCGTCGAATCGGGCGAACCGCACGAAGTACACCACATCGCGACGCTCGTCGGCTACGGCGCCGACGCGATCGACCCGTACCTGGCGTACGAGTCTATCGCCGACGTCGTCGCCGGGCCCGACGGCGCCGACGAATCGGAGGCGCTCGCGGCGTACCGCGGCGCGCTGGAGGACGGCCTCCTCAAGACGATGGCGAAGATGGGCATCTCGACGATGGAGTCGTACCAGGGCGCCCAGATCTTCGAGGCGGTCGGGCTCGCCTCCGAGTTCGTCGCCGAGTACTTCGAGGGGACCGAGATCCGCACCGAGGGGATTGGGATCGAGGAGATCGAGGACGACCTCCGGACGCGCCACGCGATGGCGTTCGGCGCCGACCCCGAGCTGGAGACCACGGGCGAGTACGAGCACCGCTCGTCGGGGATCAAACACGGCTGGAACCCGCAGACGGTCGGGACGCTCCAGCAGGCGGTCCGCGGCGGCGACTACGAGCAGTACCGGGAGTTCGCCGAGCTGGTGAACGACCAGTCCGAGGAGCTCCAGACGCTCCGCGGGCTCCTCGAGTTCGAGTCCGACCGCGATCCGGTGCCGGTCGAGGAGGTCGAGCCGGTCGAGTCGATCGTCGAGCGCTTCTCGACGGCCGCGATGAGCCTCGGGAGCATCTCGCCGGAGGCCCACGAGAACAACGCGATCGCGATGAACCGGATCGGCGCGAAGTCGAACACCGGCGAGGGCGGCGAGCCGCCGGAGCGGTTCGGCACCGAGAAGGAGTGCTCGGTCAAGCAGGTCGCCTCCGGCCGGTTCGGCGTCACCGCCGACTACCTCGCGAGCGCGGACGAGCTGCAGATCAAGATGGCGCAGGGGTCGAAGCCCGGCGAGGGCGGTCACCTCCCCGGCGAGAAGGTGAACGAGATGATCGCGCACGTCCGGTGTTCCACGCCGGGCGTCGGGCTCATCTCGCCGCCGCCGCAACACGACATCTACTCGATCGAGGACCTCAAGCAGCTCATCTTCGATTTAAAGGCCGCGAGCCCGGACGCCGACGTCAACGTGAAGCTGGTGTCCGAGGCCGGCATCGGCACCATCGCGGCCGGCGTCGCGAAGGCGAACGCGGACGTCGTCCACGTCTCCGGCCACTCCGGCGGAACGGGGGCGTCCCCGAAGACGTCGATCAAGAACGCGGGGCTTCCGTGGGAGCTCGGACTGGCCGAGGCGAACCAGATGCTCCGCGCGACCGGCCTGCGCGACCGCATCCGCGTGACGGCCGACGGCGGGCTCAAGACCGGCCGCGACGTCGCGGTCGCGGCCGCGCTGGGCGCGGAGGAGTACGTGTTCGGCACCGCGTCGCTCGTCACCTCGGGCTGCGTGATGGCCCGGCAGTGCCACGAGAACACCTGCCCGGTCGGCGTCGCGACCCAGCGGGAGGACCTCCGCCAGCGCTTCCCCGGGCAGCCGGACCACGTCATCAACTACATGACGTTCATCGCCCAGGAGCTCCGCGAGCTCATGGCCGAGCTGGGGTACACCGAGGTCGAGGAGTTCATCGGGCGCCCCGAGCTGCTCACCCAGCGCGAGACGGACCACGAGAAGGCGAAGCACCTCGACCTCTCGGCGGTGATCGCCGAGCCCGCGGGCGACGCCCGGACGAAGACCCGCGAGCAGGAGGACGCCGACATCGAGGCCCTGCTCGACTGGGACCTCATCGACGAGGCGGCCCCGGCCATCGAGGACGGCGCGCCCGTCGCGCTCACCCGCGACGTGGAGAACGTCGACCGCGCGGTCGGCGCGACCCTCTCGAACCGCGTCGTCTCCGAGCACGGCGGCGAGGGGCTCCCGGACGACACCGTCACCTGTCGGTTCGACGGCTACGCCGGCCAGAGCTTCGGCGCGTTCCTCGCGCCCGGCGTCACCCTCGAGCTGACCGGCGCCGCCAACGACTACCTCGGGAAGGGGCTCTCCGGCGGCCGGATCGTGGTCAACACCCCCGACGAGGCGGGGTACGACCCCGCGGAGAACGTCGTCGCGGGCAACGTCGGGCTGTACGGCGCCACCGACGGCGAGGTGTACGTCAACGGCGTCGCCGGCGAGCGGTTCGGCGTCCGCAACTCCGGCGTGCGGGCGGTCGTCGAGGGCGTCGGCGACCACGGCTGCGAGTACATGACCGGTGGGGTCGTCGCCGTGCTCGGCGACACCGGCCGGAACTTCGCGGCCGGGATGTCCGGGGGGGTCGCCTACGTGTACGACCCGGACGACCGGTTCGACGAGCGCGTGAACCGCGGGATGGTATCGGTATCGGCGACGCTCGACGAGTCGGACGAGCGCATGCTGCGGCGGCTCGTCGAGAACCACCGGGCGTACACCGGCAGCGACCGCGCGGCCGAACTGCTCGACGATTGGGCGGCGACGCTGGACGACTTCGTGCGCGTCTTCCCCGACGCGTACGCCGACGTCATCGCCGAGGGCAAGGGCGCCGACGTGCGCGACGAGCCGCCGGCGGCGGCCGAGACCGTCCCCGGCGCCGCGAGCGACCCGACCGGGCAGGCGTCGAGCGACGACTGATCGGAGGGCGGGTCGCCGTTCGGTCTGTCTTTTAAATAGAGCTCCACGGTCAGTCGTCGAGCGCCTCGCTCTCGACCGCCTCCTTTCCCATCGCCCGCTCGACCGCGCGGTCGACGTGTCGCTCGCGGGCGCGGTCGACGAACTCCTCCG is drawn from Halorubrum sp. CBA1229 and contains these coding sequences:
- a CDS encoding PGF-CTERM sorting domain-containing protein, with amino-acid sequence MESVDTSISNRTLPPGTYRIAVRSEQGLASTADEATVTIGSRSTNGVTAYATTALDRGDLGTADAVRRAIANGTLSPTSTVASNETVVYAANATGLTGLPAAQNATPETGADLSQLGGLAFGVRSNASATDDDGTDADGPVPPNSSVHVDSTGLYLVAEGADALATDETPADGETFTAEFRVEDERLREAASDATDDHAVSTTVTFEALPTSEGDEDTASDDPIGGGSGGDDGNGSNGSGSSGGSGSSGGNGSNGSGSSGGGGSDGSGSSGGGGSNGSGSTGGGGSGGAGGGGGASGGGTGAGGGATAGGSGPAEATPGAGAAPSGSEAEKPNRKNGDRSVIGPGRNEDRFGIRPVADVRPVAGGDSIASPASVSPTVASANAGASPTEGDAPSSKPGADRGDAGSDRAGGDNSGAEATEVAGANGADAESDVRDGPAAKSESPDGEPETPSYDDAPIRTTADDVPGFGPLVTLVALLLTGRLAARRRSRGP
- a CDS encoding HEWD family protein; translation: MSVTITPPRERECELCGRRERWDEEATGWQIADEPGEVYCIHEWDINGSFTPLRE
- the gltB gene encoding glutamate synthase large subunit; this encodes MTEPRSNTRGDSESSGRGGGLATVSDERSNCGIGGIVDLDGDPNHETVTDAVRLLENLEHRGTTGAEENTGDGAGIMVARPDGFFREVVDADLPDEYAVGSVFMPTEQSVQAEIHDVIAEVFSVYGLEVLAWRSVPTDNADLGATALDSEPEVAQLFAAPVEGAGLAERFTSEETRPDDVDPELLGFDRALYAARREIENAVADVDGAGRFYVCSLDRQRVVYKGLLKGSQLADYYPDLTDERFASHVALVHARFSTNTLGAWHLAHPYRNIVHNGEFNTIRGNVNWMRARENDLDHPAFGAELDTIKPVIDDPNQSDTASVDNAVELLLQAGRDLPHTLRMLIPEAFRDDDLMDAARTDFYDYHASLVEPWDGPALVIGFDGDRVAGVLDRNGLRPCRYEVTEENRLIVGSEVGALPTDPADVQRRGRLQPGEIFVADPEEGRIVPDDEVFAELTDEKYGEWVDERQVDLDEVVVEVDEESGSESPAEADDEGDEAPTVRAHQAAFGYTTDSLNHLVEPMAKDGKDPVGSMGDDTPLSVLSDVDRPLFTYFKQLFAQVSNPPIDYIREELVTSLETRIGNQRNLLDETPEHAEQIVSDSPILTDAETAALKALDSGPVDGDGPAFDSVTVDITYDREASLVDAVTRIRNESAAAIRDGADVVVLSDRAVGPDRLAVPSLLATGAVHHHLVRNGLRNRAGIVVESGEPHEVHHIATLVGYGADAIDPYLAYESIADVVAGPDGADESEALAAYRGALEDGLLKTMAKMGISTMESYQGAQIFEAVGLASEFVAEYFEGTEIRTEGIGIEEIEDDLRTRHAMAFGADPELETTGEYEHRSSGIKHGWNPQTVGTLQQAVRGGDYEQYREFAELVNDQSEELQTLRGLLEFESDRDPVPVEEVEPVESIVERFSTAAMSLGSISPEAHENNAIAMNRIGAKSNTGEGGEPPERFGTEKECSVKQVASGRFGVTADYLASADELQIKMAQGSKPGEGGHLPGEKVNEMIAHVRCSTPGVGLISPPPQHDIYSIEDLKQLIFDLKAASPDADVNVKLVSEAGIGTIAAGVAKANADVVHVSGHSGGTGASPKTSIKNAGLPWELGLAEANQMLRATGLRDRIRVTADGGLKTGRDVAVAAALGAEEYVFGTASLVTSGCVMARQCHENTCPVGVATQREDLRQRFPGQPDHVINYMTFIAQELRELMAELGYTEVEEFIGRPELLTQRETDHEKAKHLDLSAVIAEPAGDARTKTREQEDADIEALLDWDLIDEAAPAIEDGAPVALTRDVENVDRAVGATLSNRVVSEHGGEGLPDDTVTCRFDGYAGQSFGAFLAPGVTLELTGAANDYLGKGLSGGRIVVNTPDEAGYDPAENVVAGNVGLYGATDGEVYVNGVAGERFGVRNSGVRAVVEGVGDHGCEYMTGGVVAVLGDTGRNFAAGMSGGVAYVYDPDDRFDERVNRGMVSVSATLDESDERMLRRLVENHRAYTGSDRAAELLDDWAATLDDFVRVFPDAYADVIAEGKGADVRDEPPAAAETVPGAASDPTGQASSDD